In Marinicauda algicola, one DNA window encodes the following:
- a CDS encoding M61 family metallopeptidase, translating to MTVRLFAIALALAPAAALAQEDAAAPVIYEVSFDNAVHNEARVSIAFSELDAGPLTVRMSRSSPGRYAIHEFARNVYDVGATGPDGEALRVVREDPYSWIIPAHEGEVRFAYTLYADRADGTYSQVDTSHAHLNMPATFAWAPGLEGRPIEVRFEPLDPNWRIATQLEPTEDPHVFRAPNLAYFMDSPTEISDFDLREWTIGEGEDAQTIRLAVHHDGTSADMDEYARRAEQVVAEQVALFGEAPEFDFGTYTFIADYLAHVDGDGMEHRNSTILSSSQGLYEAAFAQLGTLSHEFLHAWNVERLRPAELEPFDFTQANPSPALWFAEGFTSYYDGLTIHRAGIDDLDAFADDLTGLVNYVANAPGRRFYGPQAMSLRAPFVDAATAIDPDNHSNIFVSYYPYGAVIGLGLDLTLRRDFGVTLDDYMRRLWQTHGRTETPYTQADLEAALADVSGDAGFAAEFFDRHIEDGELPDLASLLAEAGLVLQPAHPGAAWLGTARFDQRGDAMILSANTLIGQPLYDAGLDRGDEIVRVGRFEIDSPQDWSQALARHAPGDTVEIVFVRLGETLAGEIAFEEDPALEVVTLESRDERPSRAQRRFRDAWLASRAE from the coding sequence ATGACCGTACGCTTGTTTGCCATCGCCCTTGCGCTCGCCCCGGCTGCCGCGCTCGCGCAGGAGGACGCCGCCGCGCCGGTGATCTACGAGGTCTCGTTCGACAACGCCGTCCACAATGAGGCGCGCGTCAGTATCGCGTTTTCCGAGCTGGATGCCGGTCCGCTGACCGTGCGCATGTCGCGGTCCTCGCCCGGTCGCTACGCAATCCACGAGTTCGCCAGGAATGTCTACGATGTCGGCGCGACGGGCCCGGACGGCGAGGCGCTGAGGGTCGTGCGCGAGGACCCCTATTCCTGGATCATCCCGGCGCACGAGGGCGAGGTTCGTTTCGCCTACACGCTCTATGCCGACCGTGCGGACGGAACCTATTCCCAGGTGGATACCAGCCACGCCCATCTGAACATGCCCGCGACGTTTGCCTGGGCTCCGGGTCTGGAGGGGCGGCCGATCGAGGTCCGCTTCGAGCCGCTCGATCCGAACTGGCGCATCGCCACGCAGCTGGAACCGACCGAGGATCCGCACGTCTTCCGCGCCCCGAATCTCGCCTATTTCATGGACAGCCCGACCGAGATCAGCGATTTCGATCTTCGCGAATGGACGATCGGAGAGGGCGAGGACGCCCAAACGATCCGGCTGGCGGTCCATCATGATGGCACGTCGGCCGACATGGACGAGTACGCCCGGCGCGCCGAGCAGGTCGTTGCCGAGCAGGTCGCCCTGTTCGGGGAGGCGCCGGAGTTCGATTTCGGCACCTACACCTTCATCGCCGACTATCTGGCCCATGTGGACGGCGACGGAATGGAGCACCGCAACTCCACCATCCTTTCAAGCAGCCAGGGCCTGTACGAGGCCGCTTTCGCCCAGCTCGGCACGCTCAGCCACGAGTTCCTGCATGCCTGGAATGTCGAGCGGCTGCGTCCCGCAGAGCTCGAGCCCTTCGACTTCACGCAGGCCAATCCCTCGCCCGCGCTGTGGTTCGCGGAAGGGTTCACGTCCTACTACGACGGCCTGACCATTCACCGTGCCGGGATCGACGATCTCGACGCGTTTGCCGATGACCTGACGGGCCTCGTCAACTATGTCGCGAACGCCCCGGGGCGGCGGTTCTACGGACCGCAGGCGATGAGCCTGCGCGCCCCATTCGTCGACGCCGCCACCGCGATCGATCCGGACAATCACTCCAACATCTTCGTGTCCTACTATCCCTATGGCGCGGTCATCGGTCTCGGGCTCGATCTCACCCTGCGCCGCGATTTCGGCGTGACGCTCGACGACTACATGCGTCGGCTCTGGCAGACGCACGGGCGCACCGAGACGCCCTACACCCAGGCCGATCTCGAAGCGGCCCTGGCCGATGTCAGCGGCGATGCGGGCTTCGCCGCGGAATTCTTCGACCGTCATATCGAGGACGGCGAGCTGCCAGACCTTGCTTCCCTGCTCGCCGAGGCCGGGCTGGTTCTGCAGCCCGCCCACCCGGGGGCGGCCTGGCTCGGCACGGCGCGCTTCGATCAGCGCGGGGACGCGATGATCCTGTCGGCCAATACCCTGATCGGTCAGCCGCTCTACGATGCGGGGCTCGATCGCGGCGACGAGATCGTGCGGGTCGGTCGCTTCGAGATCGACAGTCCGCAGGACTGGTCGCAGGCCCTCGCGCGCCATGCGCCGGGCGACACCGTCGAGATCGTCTTCGTCCGGCTGGGCGAGACGCTGGCCGGCGAGATCGCGTTCGAAGAGGATCCCGCCCTGGAGGTCGTCACGCTGGAAAGCCGGGACGAGCGGCCCTCGCGCGCCCAGCGCCGCTTCCGCGATGCGTGGCTGGCAAGCCGGGCGGAGTAG
- the ychF gene encoding redox-regulated ATPase YchF, which produces MGFKCGIVGLPNVGKSTLFNALTQTAAAQAANYPFCTIEPNVGEVAVPEPRLQKLAEIAGSANVIPARMSFVDIAGLVKGASQGEGLGNQFLANIREVDAVVYVLRCFDDEDVTHVAGKVDPLADFETVETELMLADMESLEKRRANVEKKAKTGDKEAKAQLGLIDLALEQLQEGRPARNAQVPEDQRREWRMLQLLTSKPVLFVANVDEDSAATGNAYSRQVEERAKQEGAIAVVISAKIEAELALLEESERAEYLESLGLEEPGLNRLIHAGYQLLGLSTYFTAGPKEARAWTIRTGWTAPRAAGVIHGDFEKGFIRAETIAYDDYVAHGGEAGAREAGKLRQEGKDYIVKDGDVMLFKFNV; this is translated from the coding sequence ATGGGCTTCAAATGCGGCATTGTCGGCCTGCCGAACGTCGGTAAATCGACCCTCTTCAACGCGCTCACCCAGACCGCGGCGGCGCAGGCGGCGAATTATCCCTTCTGCACGATCGAGCCCAATGTCGGCGAGGTCGCGGTGCCCGAGCCGCGCCTTCAGAAGCTCGCCGAGATCGCGGGCTCGGCGAACGTCATCCCGGCGCGCATGAGCTTCGTGGACATCGCGGGCCTCGTTAAGGGCGCGAGCCAGGGCGAGGGCCTGGGCAACCAGTTCCTGGCCAATATCCGCGAGGTCGACGCGGTGGTGTACGTGCTGCGCTGCTTCGACGACGAGGACGTCACCCACGTGGCCGGCAAGGTCGACCCGCTCGCCGATTTCGAGACCGTGGAGACCGAGCTGATGCTCGCCGACATGGAGAGCCTGGAAAAGCGCCGAGCCAATGTCGAGAAGAAGGCCAAGACCGGCGACAAGGAGGCGAAGGCCCAGCTCGGGCTGATCGATCTCGCCCTGGAACAGCTGCAGGAAGGCAGGCCCGCGCGCAACGCGCAGGTGCCCGAGGACCAGCGCCGCGAATGGCGCATGCTGCAGCTTCTGACCTCGAAGCCCGTCCTGTTCGTCGCCAATGTCGACGAGGACAGCGCGGCCACGGGCAATGCCTATTCCCGCCAGGTGGAGGAGCGCGCGAAGCAGGAAGGCGCGATCGCGGTGGTGATCAGCGCCAAGATCGAGGCCGAGCTCGCCCTGCTCGAGGAATCCGAGCGCGCCGAATATCTCGAGAGCCTGGGTCTCGAGGAGCCCGGCCTCAACCGCCTGATCCATGCCGGCTACCAGCTGCTGGGCCTGTCGACCTACTTCACCGCCGGCCCGAAGGAGGCGCGCGCCTGGACGATCCGCACGGGGTGGACCGCACCGAGGGCGGCCGGCGTCATCCACGGCGATTTCGAGAAGGGCTTCATCCGCGCCGAGACCATCGCCTATGACGATTACGTCGCCCATGGCGGGGAGGCCGGCGCGCGCGAGGCCGGCAAGCTGCGCCAGGAAGGCAAGGACTACATCGTCAAGGACGGCGACGTGATGCTGTTCAAGTTCAACGTCTGA
- the pth gene encoding aminoacyl-tRNA hydrolase yields MKLIVGLGNPGGKYAGNRHNAGFMAVEAIAQDHGFGPWREKFSGLVSEGVIQTGSGPKKVLLLRPQTYYNESGLSVRAAAEFYKIAPADIVVFHDEIDLAPGKFRLKTGGGHGGNNGMRSILAHVGPEVRRGRIGIGHPGHKDKVTGHVLSDFSKAEIEDWFANLLDAIARAVPLLAEGQEDAFQTKVTHLAPAPGGENGKD; encoded by the coding sequence ATGAAGCTCATCGTCGGGCTCGGCAATCCGGGCGGGAAATATGCCGGCAACCGGCACAATGCCGGCTTCATGGCGGTCGAGGCGATCGCCCAGGATCACGGCTTCGGCCCGTGGCGCGAGAAGTTCTCCGGCCTCGTCAGCGAGGGCGTGATCCAGACCGGATCGGGCCCGAAGAAGGTCCTGCTGCTGCGCCCGCAGACCTATTACAACGAGTCCGGCCTGTCGGTGCGCGCGGCGGCGGAGTTCTACAAAATCGCCCCGGCCGACATCGTCGTGTTCCACGACGAGATCGATCTCGCGCCGGGCAAGTTCCGCCTCAAGACCGGCGGCGGGCACGGGGGAAACAACGGCATGCGCTCGATCCTGGCCCATGTCGGCCCCGAGGTGCGCCGCGGGCGCATCGGCATCGGCCATCCCGGCCACAAGGACAAGGTCACCGGCCATGTCCTCTCCGACTTCTCCAAGGCGGAGATCGAGGACTGGTTCGCGAACCTGCTCGACGCCATCGCTCGCGCCGTGCCGCTGCTGGCCGAGGGCCAGGAAGACGCGTTCCAGACGAAGGTCACCCACCTCGCCCCGGCGCCGGGCGGGGAGAACGGCAAGGACTGA
- a CDS encoding 50S ribosomal protein L25/general stress protein Ctc yields the protein MSDIVLSVEVRERTGKGGAREARRSGQVPGVLYGGGKDPVAIALKANEVVKAINSGKFLNHMIAIDHKGEQQSVLTREVQFHPVRDEPMHIDFYRVEADSIITVEVPVHFVNEEKSPGLEGGGVLNVVRHEIEVDCPAGSIPEAIEVDLTGLEIGDAVHISNVALPENVKPTITDRDFTIATIQTSRALVEEEPDVEEEIETEVIEQSDDSVMEDEEEDEAKKGEHE from the coding sequence ATGAGCGATATCGTTCTCTCCGTTGAAGTGCGCGAGCGCACCGGCAAGGGCGGCGCCCGCGAAGCGCGCCGCAGCGGCCAGGTGCCGGGCGTCCTGTATGGCGGCGGCAAGGACCCCGTCGCGATCGCCCTGAAGGCCAACGAGGTCGTCAAGGCGATCAATTCGGGCAAGTTCCTCAACCACATGATCGCGATCGACCATAAGGGCGAGCAGCAGTCGGTCCTGACCCGCGAGGTCCAGTTCCACCCGGTCCGCGACGAGCCGATGCACATCGACTTCTACCGCGTGGAAGCCGACTCCATCATCACCGTCGAGGTGCCGGTCCACTTCGTCAACGAAGAGAAGTCGCCGGGCCTGGAAGGTGGCGGCGTGCTCAACGTGGTGCGCCACGAGATCGAGGTCGACTGCCCGGCCGGCTCCATCCCGGAAGCCATCGAGGTGGACCTCACCGGTCTCGAGATCGGCGACGCGGTGCACATCTCCAACGTGGCGCTGCCGGAGAACGTCAAGCCGACGATCACCGACCGCGACTTCACCATCGCCACGATCCAGACCTCGCGCGCCCTCGTCGAGGAAGAGCCGGACGTGGAAGAAGAGATCGAGACCGAGGTCATCGAGCAGAGCGACGACTCGGTGATGGAAGACGAGGAAGAGGACGAGGCCAAGAAGGGCGAGCACGAGTAA
- a CDS encoding EF-hand domain-containing protein: MKRLTVFATAAALGFGGVALADHHGQHEGMSNPREDMSEQHRGMSKDDMAFEMMFESRLEQAFSAIDADDNDTLSRQEWGEWQADEGFYAERFDDFDTDGDETVSWEEYRAAARAMYDVSNLTD; the protein is encoded by the coding sequence ATGAAGCGCCTGACCGTATTCGCCACCGCCGCCGCGCTCGGCTTCGGCGGCGTCGCCCTCGCCGATCACCACGGCCAGCACGAAGGCATGTCGAACCCCCGGGAAGACATGTCCGAGCAGCACCGGGGCATGTCGAAGGACGACATGGCCTTCGAGATGATGTTCGAGTCCCGGCTCGAGCAGGCCTTCAGCGCCATCGATGCCGATGACAACGACACCCTCTCGCGCCAGGAGTGGGGCGAATGGCAGGCCGATGAAGGCTTCTATGCCGAGCGCTTCGACGATTTCGACACCGACGGCGACGAGACCGTGAGCTGGGAGGAGTACCGCGCCGCGGCGCGCGCCATGTACGACGTGTCCAACCTGACCGACTGA
- a CDS encoding ribose-phosphate pyrophosphokinase: MKLMCGNANKPLAKAIADYLDAPLSNVEIETFADGELFVRIDENMRGEDVFLIQPTSKPANDHLMELLICIDALSRASARRITAVIPYFGYARQDRKTGGRTPITAKLVANLIAQAGAHRVLTLDLHAGQIQGFFDIPTDNLFATPVFEQDIRQHYQIDDLLIVSPDVGGVVRARALAQRLGAEIAIVDKRRPRAGVAEVMNIIGDVADRRCIIFDDIIDSGGTLCNAAAALKERGASEVSAYITHGVLSGKAVERIGDSVLKELVVTDSINVRDKSANSTNIRVLPIAPLLGEAIRRIANEESVSKLFD; this comes from the coding sequence ATGAAGCTCATGTGCGGCAACGCCAACAAGCCCCTGGCCAAGGCGATCGCGGACTATCTCGACGCCCCGCTGTCGAACGTGGAGATCGAGACCTTCGCAGACGGCGAGCTGTTCGTGCGTATAGACGAGAACATGCGCGGGGAGGACGTCTTCCTCATCCAGCCGACCTCGAAACCGGCCAACGACCACCTGATGGAACTGCTGATCTGCATCGACGCGCTCTCCCGGGCCAGCGCGCGACGGATCACCGCGGTCATTCCCTATTTCGGCTATGCCAGGCAGGACCGGAAGACCGGCGGGCGCACGCCGATCACGGCCAAGCTGGTGGCCAATCTCATCGCCCAGGCCGGCGCCCACCGCGTGCTGACGCTGGACCTGCACGCCGGCCAGATCCAGGGCTTCTTCGACATCCCGACCGACAACCTGTTCGCCACGCCCGTGTTCGAGCAGGACATCCGCCAGCACTACCAGATCGACGACCTGCTGATCGTCTCGCCCGATGTCGGCGGGGTGGTGCGCGCGCGCGCCCTGGCCCAGCGCCTCGGCGCGGAGATCGCCATCGTCGACAAGCGCCGCCCGCGCGCCGGCGTCGCGGAGGTAATGAACATCATCGGCGACGTCGCCGACCGGCGCTGCATCATCTTCGACGACATCATCGATTCAGGCGGCACGCTGTGCAACGCGGCCGCGGCGCTGAAGGAGCGCGGGGCGAGCGAGGTGTCGGCCTACATCACGCACGGCGTGCTCTCGGGCAAGGCGGTGGAACGCATCGGGGACTCGGTGCTGAAGGAGCTCGTGGTCACCGATTCCATCAATGTGCGCGACAAGTCCGCGAACTCGACCAATATCCGCGTCCTGCCCATCGCACCTCTGCTCGGCGAGGCCATAAGGCGCATCGCCAACGAGGAATCGGTCTCCAAGCTCTTCGACTGA
- a CDS encoding class I SAM-dependent methyltransferase — translation MSQTSEGRQESPDARPEARIADRLRTRIGESGPVPVPVFMAEALFDPIAGFYATKDPLGAGADFVTAPEISQMFGEVIGLWAAQAWVDMGSPAHVHLVELGPGKGTLMHDILRTGRVVPGFLNALEVTLVEASPALKMVQGRVLADSPVQIRWADRLEKAPDGPAVILANEFLDCLPVRQAVKAGGVWRERCVGLHPDDETRFAFVTGPALSSADLEFVPESLRDLPEGSLVELRPGDRQIVDALALRFSRHKGRALFIDYGPAKSEPGDTLQAIRAHEKVDPLDRPGTADLTTRVDFETLAKAGIEAGLDVHGPQTQRDFLAALGIAQRTKMLAARVPEKRDMLLRQLDRLTGEDQMGVLFKAICLSSPGLPDPAGLPPFTAQG, via the coding sequence ATGAGCCAGACCAGCGAAGGACGCCAGGAGAGCCCCGACGCGCGCCCCGAGGCGCGCATCGCGGACAGGCTGAGGACGCGGATCGGGGAGTCCGGGCCGGTGCCGGTCCCGGTCTTCATGGCCGAGGCGCTGTTCGATCCGATCGCCGGCTTCTACGCCACCAAGGACCCGCTGGGCGCGGGGGCGGACTTCGTGACCGCGCCGGAGATCAGCCAGATGTTCGGCGAGGTGATCGGACTGTGGGCGGCCCAGGCCTGGGTCGACATGGGCTCGCCCGCCCATGTCCACCTCGTCGAGCTCGGTCCCGGCAAGGGCACGCTGATGCACGACATCCTGCGCACCGGCCGCGTCGTGCCGGGCTTCCTCAATGCGCTCGAGGTCACGCTGGTGGAGGCCAGCCCCGCGCTGAAGATGGTGCAGGGCCGGGTGCTCGCCGATTCCCCGGTGCAGATCCGGTGGGCCGACCGGCTGGAGAAGGCCCCGGACGGGCCGGCCGTCATCCTCGCCAACGAGTTTCTCGACTGCCTGCCGGTACGCCAGGCGGTGAAGGCCGGGGGCGTCTGGCGCGAGCGCTGCGTGGGGCTGCATCCCGATGACGAGACCCGCTTCGCCTTCGTGACCGGGCCGGCGCTTTCCAGCGCCGATCTCGAATTCGTGCCCGAGAGCCTCAGGGACCTGCCCGAAGGCAGCCTCGTCGAGCTGCGCCCCGGCGACCGGCAGATCGTGGACGCGCTCGCGCTGCGCTTCTCCCGCCACAAGGGGCGGGCGCTGTTCATCGATTACGGCCCGGCGAAATCGGAACCCGGCGACACGCTGCAGGCCATCCGCGCGCACGAGAAGGTCGATCCGCTCGACCGGCCCGGCACGGCGGACCTGACGACGCGGGTCGACTTCGAGACGCTGGCGAAGGCCGGCATCGAGGCCGGGCTCGACGTGCACGGGCCGCAGACCCAGCGCGACTTCCTGGCCGCGCTCGGCATCGCCCAGCGCACGAAGATGCTGGCGGCCCGGGTGCCGGAGAAGCGCGACATGCTGCTGCGCCAGCTCGACCGGCTGACCGGCGAGGACCAGATGGGCGTGCTGTTCAAGGCGATCTGCCTGTCGTCTCCGGGGCTTCCCGACCCGGCCGGACTTCCTCCGTTCACGGCGCAAGGCTGA
- the lgt gene encoding prolipoprotein diacylglyceryl transferase has protein sequence MLAACTPTFDLIDPVLFEIPIFGGLPIRWYALAYIAGLFLGLWYVHQLVRRPRLWTTHSEPKGAPLTRLFVDDLLLWIMIGVIGGGRLGYVLFYQTSAIWERPLWVVTGITEGGMSFHGGLIGVALAVFFTSRAHGVPLLRTADAVAAATPIGLFFGRLANFINGELWGREAPDLPWAMRFAGDPECALRHPSQLYEAGLEGLVLFGLILYLIFRMRALARPGLVTGVFLAGYGVFRSLVELVREPDTHMPEALQGYVTMGMILSLPLIAAGAFLIWRALKREPDEGPGKPDATITKKAKRNTPS, from the coding sequence ATGCTGGCCGCCTGCACCCCGACCTTCGACCTGATCGACCCCGTCCTGTTCGAGATCCCGATCTTCGGCGGCCTGCCGATCCGCTGGTATGCGCTGGCCTATATCGCCGGCCTGTTCCTCGGGCTGTGGTACGTGCACCAGCTGGTCAGGCGCCCGCGGCTGTGGACCACCCATTCCGAGCCCAAGGGCGCGCCGCTGACGCGGCTGTTCGTCGACGACCTGCTGCTGTGGATCATGATCGGCGTGATCGGCGGGGGCCGGCTGGGCTACGTCCTGTTCTACCAGACGAGCGCGATCTGGGAGCGGCCCCTGTGGGTGGTGACCGGCATCACCGAAGGCGGGATGAGCTTCCATGGCGGGCTGATCGGCGTCGCGCTCGCGGTGTTCTTCACCAGCCGCGCGCACGGCGTGCCGCTGCTTCGCACCGCCGACGCGGTCGCCGCGGCGACCCCGATCGGGCTGTTCTTCGGCCGGCTCGCGAACTTCATCAATGGCGAGCTGTGGGGGCGCGAGGCGCCGGACCTGCCCTGGGCGATGCGCTTTGCCGGGGATCCCGAATGCGCGCTGCGCCATCCGAGCCAGCTCTACGAGGCGGGCCTGGAAGGCCTCGTCCTGTTCGGGCTGATCCTCTACCTGATCTTCCGCATGCGTGCCCTCGCCCGGCCGGGCCTGGTGACGGGGGTGTTCCTCGCCGGCTACGGCGTGTTCCGCTCGCTCGTGGAACTCGTGCGCGAGCCGGACACCCACATGCCCGAGGCGCTGCAGGGCTATGTCACCATGGGCATGATCCTCTCCCTGCCCCTGATCGCGGCGGGAGCCTTCCTCATCTGGCGGGCGTTGAAGCGGGAGCCGGACGAGGGTCCCGGCAAGCCCGACGCCACGATCACGAAGAAGGCCAAGCGCAACACCCCGTCATGA